Within the Cololabis saira isolate AMF1-May2022 chromosome 22, fColSai1.1, whole genome shotgun sequence genome, the region CTGAAATTACAAGACATTTAAGGCGCCCTCTTGTGGACATAATCAAGATTTTGTCTTTCATGATCAGGACCCCTGCAGAGGGAGCTTACACCAACATCTACTGTGTCGTCACTCCCGACAGCCAAATGGTCACCGGAGGATTTTATAGGTCAGTTTGAAATATAATTGGGacaattttcttatttttggtgGCGAAAGTGAAAACTAGTCAAACCAGGCCTCTTACGTAATAAAATCAGACACAAGCAATATAACGCCCAACAAAATAATGTCTCCCTTGACAATATGCAGTATTGATAGTATTGATAGTAATGATAGCGTATGTAGTTGTTCTCAATGTATTCTTCGAAACTACACCATAAACATCTCCTGCATGCTTAGACTTTGGCTGTGGACAGTTTTAATATCATATCGTAGAGGAATTTGATTGCTTCATAAAAGGATGTGACACCTTCTCGTCTATCGTGTCATTCCCTTGTTTTCCCTCTCTGTACAGGGACTGTGCCAGTGCAGACAGCTGCAGAGCAGGCCAGGATGACGGCACTGCGTTGAAGCTGTGGGCTGTGAGCTGCCACATGCTCGGCATCCGCTGGAGATGAACAACTCTCCTGCATGCTGTGCAGCAACAGACAGGCCGCTTCAGAGATGCTGCTTTATGCTGAAGCTTCCTAGTTTTACTGAATGTCATGCGTGTGATAGACAGATACTGTGTAGGCAGACAAGAGACATGCTGATCCAGGCCTAAAATTAGATGACAGTTATTGTTCGGTGGAATTGGAAAGTGTAAGAAGGCTGATACTTAAATGTGCAGCTAAAAGACATAACGATAGCTGCTTGCAATAAAAAGCTCACCACCTGCTCTTGTTTGTTTAATTGTggttaattatttattcatttcaattGTTTTCAGCATTATGAAtcatttcttttcccttttatcACAATTTAGTATCTTTTTTAGTCATAGTACACTTTCTAGTAGTTGTATGTTGGTGTTTTAGTTATTTTTGTCATATTGTCGTTGCTGTAGTTGTTTTGGGTTTCTGTCATTAAGCATCTCTTCCAGGTATTTACTGTTGCTGTAGTTGTTTTAAACTTTTTACATGTCTCTAAAGTCGCTTTGCATCTTTCTGtgtattttttaagttttctggAGAAGTCTAGATTGGGAGTGCCTTTTTCAACGCTTATCAAGCTGATTTATTGTAGTCATGCGATAACAGAGTTTGTTCTTTTTGACAACCATTTGATTGGTTTTTGACGAGGTACGGGAATTGTCACGGAGAACCTGAAACTGATTTCTCAAGATGTCTGCCATGACTTTTTGGGAGAATCCATGACAAGACGTTAAAGTTACACAAGCATAGCCTTTTTTTCAGTTAGCAGAGAATATTATACTGCTCATTTGTAGTAGGCACAGATGAGAGGTTGAGCGGTTCCCAAAGACAACAGCAAGTCCCCATTTGCTTTCTGGCAATTTCATCTTGAAGTTGACATATGCTAAATTCCAGCTTATTTAAATGTCTGGTAGCTCATGAGGTGCCAAAGACACTTGAGGATTCTGGTGCAGACACAACCCAGACATTCTTAGCTGAGTTAAATGTGTTCAAGCGTCTTCTGACATAGGAAATGCACATCCGGGGGTTCATGACCTTCTCAGGAAATTCAGCCAGATGGAGCCACAGTCACGAAGCTGATTGCAGTATGGCAAATAACATTCAATTGGTGAAGGAGGGATTTTTGAGGCAGCTCTGTAGATTACATCACCAAAATCAAAATATGGGACATGGTCATTTCAACCAAAAGTTGTTTTCCAGAATGTATTAACAAGGATTTATCACAGTAAAGAAACACTATTTGAGATTTGACCTTTGTGAGCAAAATGTTTACGTGCTCCAAAATAATGTGCTGTCAAGACATGGAGGTGCTCATAGCTTTTGACATGATCAAACTCAGAGTCATCCAAGGAAGACATTTTACAGGAACACATAACCCCTGGtagatttatattaaaaaacattttctgtttGTAATTACATCTAAATGATGACTAGAAAAGGCACCGGAGACATTGTTGAAAGTAGCTTTCAGTGAAGACAATACAGTAGTCGGGAAGGGACTAGATGTATAAATCATAGTGTCATCATGTGTATAGATGTATCTAGAGGGACCAGTGACCTGTGTGCAATATTAACATTAAAAAGCACTGGACCCAATATAGATCCTTGTGGAACACCTTTGAGAAGGTAATCAGAGAGAAGACCACATCAGGCTTCACTTGCTATAAAtggtcagtacgtttacatgcagcaaagagatcggatttctgatcgtatcagataacgacatgcagaagatcggatcacttgtctgagtatacatgctgttcagagatcagATAACTGGCCAGAGTGAACCCCCCCCCAGAGTAAATTCtccagcatgcgcagactgcaatatccgatgtccccgtatacatggcgttaacaacCCGATTGCGAATGGGTTATCTAGGTGCtccaacccgattactaaatgtccgacataggtccgaactggatcgggttcaggtgtttacatgcagtttaaaagtctgaacgatgtcttatacgatcagtaaccctgctgcatgtaaacgtactgtggTAACTATTGAACTTGGCCATATATCCCTCAAATTACATCTCTTAGACTAAcagttataaaataatcaacttcTAAACTGTAAATCAGTATTAAAGATTTCAAGAGGATCGTTCTGGCTTCCAcggttttgtttctttgtgtCCATCAGGcaccatctatctatctatctatctatctatctatctatctatctatctatctatctatctatctatctatctatctatctatctatctatctatctatctatctatctatctatctatctatctatctatctatctatctatctatctatctatctatctatctatctatctatctatctatctatctatctatctatctatcataaTAAATGAGACATTCCTGAGATTCTTGCTCAAAGCTGGTGTTTTaactgcccccccaccccctatGATGATGCTCCTATCTGCTGAATAACGACCAGTCCCTCCATCTGAGAGCAGAATGCGTGACATTTGTGTGTCTCGGGGATGCTGGGTCCTCAGACAGCAGGGGGCGCGGCGGGGGGGCCGCCTGCTGCTCTCCTCTCCACTCTGGAAGTTGGGAATCAATGTTGCGGCAGCTCGCTGCTGATTGGCGGAGCGGCGGCCGcggggagggaggaggatgaCGGCCCCGCTGATGAAGTGGAGGAGAGGACTGGAGGAGTTGCGAGGTGCCGTTCCTGACGCTCACCGGCCCACAAGTGGAAACCAGTTGCTCTCCCGGAAACATGCACTGCAGGTAGGAGTGAAACGTTACTGAAAGGTTAcaagttaagcctgaattatgggtccgcgttaaatcgacgcagaccctacgccgtaggttacgcggcgacgcgcgccgtaggctttgcgttggtgtaacgcggaagcataaatcagcctttatagACCGCTGGCTGCATTTGCAacaagaatgtatgacattttaagaAGATTAAGCTACAAGGGGCTCCCAGATTTGGCATTATTGTTGGACTATAATCATTCATATAATCATCGTTGTTATGTCTAGTATAAAACAAAAATACGCCCAGGGGCCCCTGAGATCCATCAACAGGTCtgtttaaataaaagttaatacATGCAGTAGTTACTTGCTGTGAAGTAATAAAGTAATATCCGTGAATTGCATTTAGTCCTGCAATTATCTGAATCTGAAGTAAACTTGGGGTCATTATGCGCACTTGGAAACGACAGCACGACAGGAATGCTTCCTCACTTCTGAGTTTTTGTCTCCAGGAGTGTGTGCTGTCACCGCTGGTCATCCGAGGAGAGGCTGGATGGGAAAACTGTCCTCATCACTGGAGCCAACACTGGGATTGGCAAAGAAACTGCCCGAGACCTGGCGAGGAGAGGTAAAGTCCAGCTGCGTTTCTGTTTCTGATGAGTCTGTCTCCTTTCTCCGTCTCTGACGTGTACATTGCGCCTTGTAGTACAGCAttcctctcttttctttcctgGATATAAGCACCTCTAATGCCTGCATAACTGAGAACTGTGATGGATAATCTTTCACTCTAAATCACGCCTGATCTGTTCACTAACTTcaactttaatatatatatatatatatatatatatatatatatatatatatatatatatatatatgtgtatgttatAGAGCATATGGGAATACTCAGCTCAGCTACATCAAGAGTAATCTTAGCACACCTTAATATCTTTTGAAGACAAAAGCAATCTGGAAAGTTTCATTGCCTCCACCTTGCCTAACATTTTACAGACTACGTGAAAGACAGATGGCAGCGATACAAGAAGATGAGAGTCAGGGGCACAGAGAGAGCATTGTGAGGGTCTGCTCCCATCCCGAGCCAGACAACCAACAAAGAGAGTTGGGAGGGTGCAGAcatgcacgcatgcacacacacatagtatCAAAACTAGTACCGCATGCATGATTCAGTTTGTTTGTTCAAGCACAGCATGAGTTATAGCCCTCCCGTTTATTGAAAGCAACCACCGTCCTTTTTAGATGGCTGTTATTATGTTCATGAGCGAGCAAGTAGGAATAGTTTCTTATTTGATGATGTTTTACAAAATATAATCTGTTCTTGTGGGAAGGAAAGTGAATGAATATACGTATGAAGTGACTGATGAAAAGTGGAAAAACAGGCAGGATATGAAGAAATAATCTCTGAAATGCAATAGTCACACTGCGTTTCTTGCTTCTGGAGAATTAACCTTCGATAGATGGTATCATATTTCAGTAAATGAGATTATGCAATGACACGATGACAACATGATTCGATTTCCACAGATTTATAACCGGCAGTGACACTGTGGGGCATCCACATCCTGGATGGGGAAAATCAAACCGAATCACAACATTTTCTATCATCTATTTCTCTGAATTAACCCCACATGTTTTGGCCCATTCACTATCTTGATAAAGTGAAATGTACATGGTATTTATCCACATATGAACGCTGGGAAGTCTGAGGACACTGTGATTGATTATCCTAATGCTGTGTCATCATCGGCGGGTTTATATTTACAGTAACATGATACAACCCCTGTAGCCTCACTGTTTATTTTCTATATaattattgaattaaaaaagaaaatttgcTCCTCTGAAAAGTGGGAACAATTAATTTTTACAACATGGGAACATTGAGACAGAAAACAAAGACGCAGTGATGGGACACAGATGCTATTCTCCGACTGATTAATGGCATTAATAACTCATCCTTTCCTTAATTGCTGGGTGCAGCAGCTATTTTgaatatgtgtgtgagtgtgtgtgagagagtctGTGGTGCTGGTTGGTGGTGAGGGGGGGCGGGACTGTCTCTCTGTATGGGAGCTGCACAGACTTGCGTGCATGTCTGTAATGTGGGTGgggctgggtggggggtgggacATGTGTCCTCAAAACCCCTTTCTGTGCTCATTAAGAAGAATGCGTGGTGATTTGTTTCAGAAGCGAGCAAGAATGACACAGTTGAGAGGACCTTGTGTTCCTGCAAGTGGAGCAGCTGGCTAAATGAGATCCTGAGTGGAAGCTTACAAATCATTAGAGGACGTTTGAAAGTACTGTGACATTTAGGAGCTTCATTACTTACTTGGTAGCTCTGTTTGCCTACACGCTAGTAAAAACTTGACAGATTTCAGCCCCCTCTTTGTTAAATCGTTTATTTTACTGTGCCGCCTTTTGACTTCCTAGTCATTTGTTATTGTAATACACTGCAATTTGTATTCTTTTAAGTCTTTTTGCTGCCAAAAGACAACGACTGCAACAACCCATACCCAAGGATAATGTAGTCCCTTAGCCGATGCTTAACCCGGTTGAACTCAACTGGACAGCTGGGATGACAGTGAGGTGGAACTGGGAGACAGTAAGGTTTTCCTCTCATCCACCTGTCGCTGCCGACCTTTGTTTTTGTAGGTGCACGTGTCATCATGGCGTGCAGAGACCTGGAGAGGGCGGAGGAGGCACGGAACGATATTATGGAGGACACGGGAAATGAGAATCTGgccatcaggaaactggatctgTCTGATACCAAGTCCATCAGGGCCTTTGCTGAGATTATCAACAAAGGTAGGCAGCTGCCTGTCAATACATGATTGATAGCCTTCTTGACAGATTACCGCACCAAATGGCACAGTTAAAGCTTATATATTTGTAAGGAAGACAACAGGGACAATAGGTTGTAAATGTGCTTTAACTGTCGGGTCACTGGCGTGTCACTGTAATGCTGTAGAAGCCATCTATTTACCAAATattaatcatttatttaaaataatcagTTCTTccttttgatgttttttcctttcAGAAGAGAAACAAGTGAATATCCTTATAAACAATGCAGGCATTATGATGTGTCCCTACTCCAAGACAGCCGATGGGTTTGAAATGCAGCTGGGAGTCAACCATTTGGGTAAGTGGTTCTGCATTTTTGTGGTttgtgtcttttcttttctggaaTTTTGCTTCCTTGTCAGAAGCAAGTGAAAAAATATGGGTGAAAGATTAAGCGGAGGAATTTAGTCTTGAGAGTCTGATTAACATCCTTCCATTTGTCCTATTTTTAAGGGAGCGGAAAGTCATTTTAGATGCTTGTGTTTGCAGTTTTGATCTTTTGGTCACTACACACAGTTCATGACCGTGACCACAAAGGACCGACACAAAGTCCACATTACTGCAGAGGCATGTCTAAATCCATTTGTCAATGCTCCCCCGCTCATAATCAGGAAGCCAAAACTGTAGCAATAAGATGACAAACACATCAGCCCTGATATAAATAAGTTTCTCCTTTGGCAGTGATGGCTTCCTACTAGCTTTATTCATAAGCTGTTTGTACGAAATGTGTGCCTGAACACGGTCGCCCACATGCATATGGAGACGCAGATGCCACATGTAGACACGTATGAGTACTTgcatacatttattaatattctCTGTATAGCTAAGCTGTTTGAATATTGCAACGGTAGAATGAAAGTTTGTGTGTGATGACTTTCCTCAGGTCATTTCCTCTTGACCCACCTGCTGTTGGACCTCATCAAGCGGTCGGCTCCGGCTCGTATCGTCGTGGTGGCGTCAGTGGCTCACACCTGGACTGGGCTGCAGCTGGATGACATTAACAGTGAAACTAGTTACGATACCATGAAGGCCTACGGACAGAGCAAACTAGCGAACGTCCTCTTTGCACGCCATCTTGCTCGCCAGTTACAAGGTGAGGGGAAGTGTTTTCAGAAATAGAGTGGATAAGCAGTCTCTGCTTTCACTTTGCTACCGTGTGCAGTTCAGAATCAGCAAAGAAAACTGCAACTGGAGTATCTGGACCTGTGTGTGTTGTACAGATACAGGGGTCAGCGTGTTCTCCCTCCACCCGGGGGTGGTGCAGTCTGACCTGTGGAGGCACCAACACCAGTGCATCCAGGTGGCAGTGAAAATCTTCAGGGTTTTCACCAAGACGACAGTGGAGGGGGCGCAGACCACCATCTACTGTGCGGTGGAGCCCGGCCTGGAGCGCCTGAGCGGCGGTTACTTCAGGTGACCATCCGAGCAGAGACAGAGCTTTTACAGCTCCAGCTTCATGACGTTCAGGGTTTCCACTTGCTAACATCTGTGTCTCTGTTTGTGTCCAGTGACTGTGCTCCGGCTCGCTGCTCGAGGGCTGCTGCTGATGATGACTTGGCCCATAAGCTGTGGGAGGTCAGCTGCACCATGCTCGGCATCACCTGGCAGTGAATGAAGGATCAAGCTGTACTCTCCGTGTAAACACCACCGATCTAAAGCACTCTCCAGCACTTTCTCTAGAGCCATTAACATTGTGAATATGGTCTGTTTTATCACTTGAAGTGCGGTAGGGTCCGAAAGTAACTGGACTACTCCAAACTTCATCCTTTTTTATACATATTAAAACAAaccatatgtttttttttctttaggatTCAGTATTAGACATATTTCATTATGTCAAAGGAATAGTTTATGAGTATTATCTTTTCACTGTATTTGTACTAACCGATGAGGGCATTTTctgtttagttgtttttttgtcgAGAGCAGATGGAGCTCCTTTGTGAAGGTACGTTAATTAGCATAATCTCACACTCGGTGAAAATAAACCGAGGTGTCAAAATTATGTCATAACTGCCATAGACTTTCACTTGACACGTTCTCAGTCAGAGCAGACTGCATTTGATTCAGTCTGGGTAGAGTCCCTCGTATCAGTGTTTTTATAAAAAATGCAGTCAGTTTCCCAGCGTGAAATTCACTAAAGAGGCTCCCTTATACTGTCACGACTAAAAtagatgttttatgtttttggggTAAATTTTTGCAGCTGGCAATTTTTTAAAACTGGTTCAGAAAGTTCCTTATCATTGTTTTGAGGCTGAAAGTCAGCGGaactaaataaaattgatacaaatgtaattttccaataaaaagaaaacaaaacagtttcaGATTCCCCTCTGGCTTGGTGATGAGACTAAGGACACGTCTTCTGGGTTTAAGATTTCTCATGACTGTCTCCTCTCCACAGAGGTCAAGCCAGTTCAGTTTGGCCGCACAGCTGTGGAGTTGTGATTGACTGAGTCTTAGGATGTTTCATGGTGGATTACAGGGTTAAAGACAACAGATGATATCTAGTGGATTCTGATTAAGTAGATCCTCGATTGTAGAGAGGGTTTAGGTCAAAACCCTCCATTGATTAACTCAGCACTTTTTGCAACTTATTGAATCACAGTGTACACTTGTTGATCTGTAAAAAACTTCAAAGTTCAATGTTGTCATTGATCGGTTACATTGAATTTAGTTGTGTCACACATTCTCCAGTTTCACATGTAATTCCTCTTAAAATTCTCTGATGCAGCTGGATTAAAGTAATACACTGCAAATGACTGCAACACACCAAGGTTGATGGCTGTGATCAACATAAGGTTAGAAAGCTCCAGCATGCTGAGCCTTTGTCGGAGATGTGAAATATGTAACAGCATGACATTAGAGCTCTGCTTGTTTGTCCCATTATCACTTGCTGTTCTCATTTTGATTGCTTTAGTTAAACAACGTATCATTTGGAATAAATTAAACACAGTTAAGGAAGCCAGTGGCACCGACATAGATGGCTGAATTGTGTGACCTACCTCATGGTTGATTTACTACAGTGACGAACATGAAAGGTAACACTGGAATCTTGCTGTGGAGGCACCAGGTATTATTTTAAAGGAcgacaatgaaatgaaaatgacagACTTACAACGGCTAATGATAAACTGAATCACATGAGGGACCCTTGGGACCCTAAGGAATGTGGGATTAGCAAGAGGAATGGCTACATGAATTGAACTTTATCCTATTTCTAATTATGCCTATAAGTACATGTAGGTTCACGCTGAAAAATACCCCAAAAAATGCATCTTTTTAAACAACAAGATCTAACTAAGTGTCTTGTTCACCAGCATGATATTGGATTTCTGACATTTTGTTGCCTCTTCCATTTTAAAAAGTTTGTCAAGGCTAACGTTTggcatattgtttttttgtccatctcattatgtttttttttctaattttgagGCATTTCCTTATGTTGTTTCCTCAATAACAAGATTGCATTTAAACttctatttcagttttttttttaacagatttttTGATATGATGCTATGCTTATATAtgcttataaatgtatatatgctGTTTCAAAGTAGAGGACTGGTTGGATGTTGAGTTGTGTATAAAATAAATCCTTTCAAAGTAGTTTCCTGAAAACTGTATAatcagctggtagtgcagccgcctCGAAGCTAGagggtcctgggttcaattcctgctggggacgctgtgggtgctgagtgcgtgtttacttcccccatgacttcagtgcccacaccctgggtggggttggtgaaaggcctttctgtgtggagtttgcatgttcttcccTTATtgccttgggtagctaatgtgagctaccctcacaaaaacctgGGCTATACATGGTCCCCTCTGggtgccagatggggtggggaggatctggctggaataacgtgattccttccacgcgctacgtccggccagagaagccccaccctgtctggtgagaagaagcggctgctcactcctcaggttaaggaggagacctgagctcagtgtaggccctcctggggttggctgagggtgagcaatgcccaggactgacttaggtaggagcactgggtg harbors:
- the zgc:112332 gene encoding retinol dehydrogenase 12, which translates into the protein MHCRSVCCHRWSSEERLDGKTVLITGANTGIGKETARDLARRGARVIMACRDLERAEEARNDIMEDTGNENLAIRKLDLSDTKSIRAFAEIINKEEKQVNILINNAGIMMCPYSKTADGFEMQLGVNHLGHFLLTHLLLDLIKRSAPARIVVVASVAHTWTGLQLDDINSETSYDTMKAYGQSKLANVLFARHLARQLQDTGVSVFSLHPGVVQSDLWRHQHQCIQVAVKIFRVFTKTTVEGAQTTIYCAVEPGLERLSGGYFSDCAPARCSRAAADDDLAHKLWEVSCTMLGITWQ